In Candidatus Nitronauta litoralis, one DNA window encodes the following:
- a CDS encoding RiPP maturation radical SAM protein 1, with amino-acid sequence MPRKVALINMPFGFHIYPSIQLGTVSTLLKESGHEAKSYYLNLHFAHQIGMDVYKQLCEERFLIGEWLFSHLLFGDSPKNREYADQYRFHLSNIARALGRPEKFLLEVKEQMVPEFLNWAVGAIDWSQYDIVGFTSTFNQNLASVTLAKLIKERHPQVKIMFGGSNFDSEMGLEYFRAFTWIDYVVSGEAEHVLPPLMKALETGGAIPPGVVHRVDGDIRHEENHENFTGFKDYGPPDYDDYFEQVKEIDPHSPLLDNPIVLYETARGCWWGEKHHCTFCGLNASTMEFRSRSMDQVHHDIAHLSKRYDTYRFRLVDNILEIGYIEGVFGEFAKQNYDLEFFIEVKSNLTKKQIELLAKGGVNVVQPGIESFSYNQLREMDKGVKPIQNIFCLKWALYYGMDVTWSILTGFPLETNDDFRQQIDLLKSIFHLQPPISVGNIWLERFSPYFSRPEEYGVTITGPGEAYPYVYDGEKLDLMKVAYDFEFETERKISPALVEELQQTVDYWKARHQSENMPFLFYSKSLDFVTVYDNRTEEGIKQRFEGAAARVIDFCNEGSRTLEQIRSNVQESGESAADLEAVVEDLIAKRLIYREGNRHITLALPQNSRL; translated from the coding sequence ATGCCAAGAAAAGTCGCCCTCATCAACATGCCGTTTGGCTTCCATATCTACCCGTCGATCCAGCTGGGGACGGTTTCCACCCTGCTGAAGGAAAGCGGGCATGAAGCGAAGAGCTATTACCTCAACCTGCACTTCGCACACCAGATCGGTATGGATGTCTACAAGCAGCTCTGCGAAGAGCGCTTTCTCATCGGCGAGTGGTTATTCTCACACCTGTTGTTCGGGGACTCGCCCAAGAACCGGGAATACGCTGACCAGTATCGTTTCCACCTGAGCAACATCGCGCGTGCCTTGGGGCGACCCGAAAAATTTCTGCTCGAGGTCAAAGAGCAGATGGTGCCGGAGTTCCTCAACTGGGCAGTGGGTGCAATCGACTGGAGCCAATACGATATCGTGGGCTTCACTTCCACGTTCAATCAGAATCTCGCCAGCGTTACCCTCGCTAAACTGATAAAGGAACGACACCCGCAGGTCAAAATCATGTTTGGAGGATCCAATTTCGATTCTGAAATGGGGCTCGAATATTTCCGTGCCTTTACCTGGATCGACTATGTGGTTTCTGGCGAAGCGGAACACGTGTTGCCACCATTGATGAAGGCTCTGGAAACAGGGGGCGCTATTCCTCCGGGTGTGGTGCACCGCGTCGATGGCGACATCCGACATGAAGAGAACCACGAAAATTTTACAGGGTTCAAAGACTATGGTCCGCCAGACTACGACGATTATTTTGAGCAGGTGAAAGAGATTGATCCGCATTCACCACTGCTGGACAATCCCATTGTGTTGTATGAAACCGCACGGGGTTGCTGGTGGGGGGAGAAGCATCACTGCACTTTTTGTGGGTTGAACGCATCCACCATGGAATTCCGCTCGCGTTCGATGGATCAGGTGCATCACGACATTGCGCACCTTTCCAAGCGATACGATACTTACCGGTTTCGGCTGGTCGACAATATTCTGGAGATCGGTTACATCGAAGGGGTGTTTGGAGAGTTTGCAAAACAGAATTATGATCTCGAGTTTTTTATAGAGGTTAAAAGCAACCTGACTAAAAAACAGATCGAACTCCTGGCCAAGGGTGGGGTGAACGTCGTACAGCCGGGTATCGAAAGTTTCAGCTATAACCAGCTGCGTGAAATGGACAAGGGGGTTAAACCCATCCAGAATATTTTCTGTCTGAAGTGGGCCCTTTATTACGGAATGGATGTGACGTGGAGCATCCTCACCGGCTTTCCGCTGGAAACCAACGACGACTTCCGACAGCAGATCGATCTTCTAAAATCTATTTTCCATTTGCAGCCACCGATCTCGGTGGGCAATATCTGGCTGGAACGGTTCAGTCCCTATTTTTCCCGACCGGAAGAATATGGCGTAACGATTACCGGTCCCGGAGAGGCTTACCCCTATGTGTATGATGGAGAAAAACTTGACTTGATGAAGGTCGCATACGATTTTGAATTTGAAACCGAGCGAAAGATCAGCCCTGCGCTGGTTGAAGAACTCCAGCAGACGGTGGACTACTGGAAGGCGCGACATCAGTCCGAAAATATGCCGTTTCTTTTTTACTCGAAGTCGCTCGACTTTGTGACCGTTTACGATAACCGGACCGAGGAAGGCATTAAACAGCGCTTTGAAGGAGCTGCCGCGCGGGTGATCGATTTTTGTAACGAAGGATCGCGGACGCTTGAACAAATACGGTCCAATGTCCAGGAAAGCGGGGAGTCCGCCGCCGATCTGGAAGCTGTGGTGGAAGACCTGATTGCGAAACGTCTGATCTATAGAGAAGGCAACCGCCACATCACCCTCGCCCTGCCCCAGAACAGCCGGTTGTAG
- a CDS encoding sodium:proton antiporter, producing the protein MDPLHLIAWLLFFTAGFSYLNHRLLKLPPSIGVMAIALVFSLGLITGGKTGLLPELEATATQLLDSLDFERLVMHGMLGALLFAGALHINLNDLAKQKWIITLLATFGVMLSTALIGGLTYALVGALGIHLPFIYCLLFGALISPTDPIAVLSIMKTAGAPKELETKIAGESLFNDGIAVVVFLVILGIATGEREATLSAISLLFVEEAVGGALFGLGMGYLAYRMLKSLDEYRVEVLITLALVFCGYALAETLHVSAPIAAVTAGLLIGNHGRSFAMSETTVEHVDTFWELVDEILNAVLFVLLGLEVLVLTFEGNHLLAGVLAIPVVLAARLAGVSIPVFLLKWKREFPPHTIRILTWGGLRGGISVALALSLPSSPERDVILTMTYVVVIFSVLVQGLTIGRLVEKAPKT; encoded by the coding sequence TTGGACCCCCTTCATCTCATTGCCTGGTTACTGTTTTTCACTGCAGGATTCAGTTACCTCAATCATCGCCTGTTGAAACTTCCGCCCAGCATCGGAGTGATGGCTATTGCCCTGGTTTTTTCTCTTGGTCTTATTACTGGTGGAAAAACCGGGCTTCTGCCTGAATTGGAAGCCACTGCAACCCAACTGTTAGACAGTCTTGACTTTGAACGACTGGTGATGCACGGCATGTTGGGAGCTCTTTTGTTTGCTGGTGCCCTGCACATCAACCTCAATGACCTCGCAAAACAAAAATGGATCATCACCCTGTTGGCTACCTTTGGAGTCATGTTGTCCACCGCCTTAATTGGTGGTCTGACTTATGCTCTGGTGGGCGCGTTGGGAATTCATCTGCCTTTTATCTATTGTCTTTTGTTCGGCGCATTGATTTCACCGACCGACCCTATCGCAGTCCTTTCTATAATGAAAACAGCTGGAGCACCCAAAGAACTGGAAACCAAAATTGCCGGAGAATCGCTTTTTAATGATGGAATTGCTGTAGTCGTGTTTCTGGTAATCCTCGGTATCGCTACCGGTGAGCGTGAAGCTACATTGAGCGCCATCTCTCTCCTGTTTGTTGAAGAGGCAGTGGGGGGTGCGTTGTTTGGACTCGGCATGGGGTACCTGGCCTATCGCATGCTCAAAAGCCTCGACGAGTACCGGGTGGAAGTGTTGATTACACTCGCTCTGGTTTTCTGTGGTTACGCACTTGCAGAAACCCTTCATGTTTCTGCACCAATCGCTGCTGTTACAGCAGGTCTGCTTATCGGCAACCATGGCCGCAGTTTTGCCATGTCTGAGACAACGGTGGAACACGTCGATACCTTCTGGGAACTGGTCGACGAAATTCTAAACGCCGTGCTGTTTGTTTTGTTGGGGCTCGAAGTTCTGGTGCTCACTTTTGAAGGTAATCACCTGCTGGCAGGTGTGCTGGCGATTCCGGTGGTACTTGCCGCCAGACTGGCCGGTGTATCGATTCCTGTGTTCCTGCTTAAATGGAAACGGGAGTTTCCTCCGCACACCATCCGGATTCTGACATGGGGTGGCCTGCGTGGTGGAATATCGGTTGCGCTGGCCCTCTCCCTACCCTCCTCCCCCGAACGTGATGTCATTCTGACCATGACCTATGTTGTGGTTATCTTTTCTGTTCTGGTACAAGGCCTGACCATCGGTCGGCTGGTTGAGAAAGCTCCTAAAACCTGA
- a CDS encoding amidoligase enzyme translates to MPESSSLHSYSIPPIQESSSGGNRRVGIEIEFAVSEVRLIADTVLNLFGGSLEKENDHRYRITGTPFGTFTVELDTQYAHPTQPASKSENPLETWLEWEVDKFIHSVVGHVSKTLVPYEIVTPPIPINRLREINPLIQTLANLGAEGTDEHPLYAFGLHLNPEAPEFSAESILNHLRAFIVLSDWLHEVMDIDMARKLSPYINTFPSDYAVKILSRHYKPDLSELIDDYLEFNPTRNRELDLVPLFLHLDENRVRKKLDDELSSARPTYHYRLPDCRLNDPNWSLAREWNYWVEVERLAADQERLCSISDAFIEHQTKWIKWKWLEKAQPWLPKLKSIS, encoded by the coding sequence ATGCCCGAATCCTCCTCACTCCATAGTTATTCGATACCACCCATTCAGGAAAGCTCTTCGGGAGGGAATCGCCGCGTTGGAATTGAGATCGAGTTCGCCGTAAGTGAAGTTCGTTTGATCGCTGACACTGTATTGAATTTATTTGGTGGGTCGCTGGAAAAAGAGAACGACCACCGTTACAGGATTACCGGTACACCCTTTGGGACTTTCACTGTAGAGCTCGACACCCAGTATGCGCATCCTACCCAACCTGCATCAAAATCTGAGAATCCACTGGAAACCTGGCTGGAATGGGAAGTCGACAAGTTCATCCATTCGGTGGTTGGTCATGTGAGCAAAACTCTGGTGCCCTACGAAATAGTGACCCCTCCGATTCCAATAAATCGCCTTAGGGAAATAAACCCTTTAATCCAGACATTAGCCAACCTGGGTGCGGAAGGAACCGATGAGCATCCGCTTTATGCTTTTGGTCTGCATTTGAATCCTGAAGCTCCGGAATTTTCAGCAGAATCCATATTGAATCATTTGCGTGCCTTTATCGTCTTGTCGGACTGGCTGCATGAAGTCATGGATATCGATATGGCTCGAAAACTGTCTCCTTATATAAATACGTTTCCTTCCGACTACGCGGTGAAAATATTGTCGCGTCACTACAAGCCTGACTTGTCAGAGTTGATCGACGACTATCTGGAATTCAATCCAACCCGCAACCGCGAACTGGATCTGGTTCCCCTGTTTCTACATCTGGATGAAAATCGCGTGCGTAAAAAGCTGGACGATGAGTTATCATCCGCCCGTCCCACCTACCATTATCGGCTTCCGGACTGTCGGCTGAACGATCCCAACTGGAGCCTTGCCCGCGAGTGGAATTACTGGGTGGAGGTTGAGCGATTGGCTGCAGACCAGGAACGCTTATGCTCCATAAGTGATGCATTTATCGAGCACCAGACGAAATGGATTAAATGGAAGTGGCTGGAAAAAGCCCAACCCTGGTTGCCAAAGTTGAAATCCATTTCATAA
- the msrA gene encoding peptide-methionine (S)-S-oxide reductase MsrA — protein MAQATFAAGCFWGVELAFQKLKGVTDTKVGYTHGQTENPTYEMVCTGQTGHAEAVWVEFDPSIISYNELLDVFWSKHDPTQVNRQGPDIGTQYRSGIYFHDEEQHQQAIQSRDALENSGRYSFPIATEIKPAAVFYPAEDYHQRYLEKRGMTHCG, from the coding sequence ATGGCACAGGCCACATTCGCAGCCGGTTGTTTCTGGGGAGTCGAGCTTGCTTTCCAGAAATTAAAAGGCGTTACAGATACCAAAGTCGGTTACACCCATGGACAGACTGAAAACCCAACCTACGAAATGGTTTGCACGGGACAGACCGGGCACGCGGAAGCTGTTTGGGTAGAGTTTGATCCATCCATCATTTCATACAACGAACTGCTCGATGTGTTCTGGAGCAAGCACGATCCAACGCAGGTGAACCGCCAGGGACCGGATATAGGCACCCAGTATCGCTCCGGAATCTATTTTCACGATGAAGAGCAACATCAACAGGCAATTCAATCACGCGATGCCCTGGAAAATTCGGGCCGCTATTCATTTCCAATTGCCACTGAAATCAAACCTGCTGCTGTTTTTTATCCGGCAGAAGATTATCACCAACGCTATCTCGAAAAACGGGGAATGACCCACTGCGGTTGA
- a CDS encoding pentapeptide repeat-containing protein: MFDKDPYPSMSADELLMQLKSILNKTEEEMIHLKAESIRGLVRWRAKLPDMSGITLSKSDLCALDLTYVDFTDSDLSEALMIGVNLTEADLVRTNFKKTNLGGSNFYSADLTDANLLEANLAKTDLTEATLQGANFENADIGHGSDFSYADLTDANLKNANLRAGKFPGTTLTGANLTGADLSLSENLTVEQIKSATIDKATRFPSYIIIKWTSDTDYDIQIDYNAESPETKGTFPIEPPDPFAS, translated from the coding sequence ATGTTTGATAAAGACCCGTATCCTTCAATGAGCGCTGATGAACTGTTGATGCAGTTAAAATCTATCCTCAATAAAACAGAAGAGGAGATGATCCATCTCAAAGCCGAATCCATTCGAGGACTGGTCAGATGGCGGGCAAAACTGCCTGATATGAGCGGAATCACCTTGTCCAAATCCGACCTTTGCGCACTCGATCTGACCTATGTGGATTTTACAGATTCCGATTTAAGCGAAGCCCTGATGATCGGTGTCAACCTCACCGAGGCAGATCTTGTTCGTACGAACTTTAAAAAAACCAATTTAGGTGGGTCCAATTTTTACAGTGCGGATCTGACAGATGCCAATCTCCTGGAGGCGAATCTTGCAAAAACCGATTTAACCGAAGCCACGCTCCAGGGAGCGAATTTTGAAAATGCAGACATCGGGCATGGCTCGGATTTCAGTTACGCCGATCTCACCGACGCCAATTTAAAAAATGCCAACCTGCGTGCCGGAAAGTTTCCTGGCACCACTCTGACGGGTGCCAACTTGACCGGTGCCGATCTCTCACTTTCTGAAAACCTCACAGTCGAACAGATTAAATCCGCCACCATTGATAAAGCCACTCGCTTCCCGAGTTACATCATTATCAAATGGACCAGCGATACGGATTACGACATCCAGATCGATTACAACGCGGAATCCCCCGAAACCAAAGGAACCTTCCCCATAGAACCCCCGGATCCCTTTGCCTCCTAG
- a CDS encoding GAF domain-containing protein: MAFSGQVLDDHRLNQKFPGSLLVIILTLGTGIWFANQYLTQQFRISEGQTLVQSLSVSLSSSWIKDNAQPAEQLLMSLASIPHVNSAALYTDDGALLAQYFSEEYSGSLPEKPGPIGIKVGDSGIEFFHSLTTNQTGPSSTLYLNLAFEDDSLQWKVLGFLMLALLIGFGVGSIGLLSFLKQQAGKPESSVSKSSIGKLREISGKASSSGSKIDRDYIKVLEIEERLKLEVLIRKQGEDILKTHHRILKHLAVGNSLEEVLDLVNLNLKRQMLPDTVCAIYILDEENSELTLISAPQLCDSSQLGLRKWDVSPDGITFGVSAHSNEIVIVENFAEDPHWARILDNSVIKEYKACWSVPIPDPSGNPIGVVGVLCQHNRSPSVEELKHLNSSAFLAGMAITRKQYEEDLHNYSRELARSNQDLEEFASIASHDLQEPLRKVTAFGERLKKHSGEYLDERGKDYLERMLRGTVRMQNFITDLLEYSRTGAKAGPLTPIDLNQLLKDILIDFEFRIEEVGANIQIESLPTVDGDPVRLRQVFANLIGNALKFIRKGVPPHIKITTSIPNKHHVRIHVQDNGIGFDDSLSSRIFRPFERLNPTHAFKGSGMGLALCRKIIEHHGGTISASSVKGKGTCITVELSMVRKTN; this comes from the coding sequence ATGGCCTTTTCCGGTCAAGTTTTAGATGATCACAGGTTGAATCAAAAATTTCCGGGTTCCCTCTTGGTTATTATCCTGACTCTGGGAACCGGGATCTGGTTTGCCAATCAATACCTGACACAGCAATTCCGAATTTCAGAGGGACAAACCCTGGTCCAGTCACTTTCTGTTTCGCTAAGCTCCTCGTGGATCAAAGACAATGCGCAACCTGCGGAACAATTGTTAATGTCCCTTGCCAGTATCCCCCATGTTAATTCTGCTGCATTATATACCGACGATGGTGCTCTCCTGGCCCAATACTTTTCCGAGGAATACTCCGGGTCCTTGCCCGAAAAACCTGGCCCGATTGGAATCAAAGTCGGGGATTCGGGAATAGAATTTTTTCATTCCCTGACCACAAACCAGACCGGTCCATCCAGCACCCTTTATCTGAACCTGGCATTTGAAGACGACTCCCTTCAATGGAAAGTGTTGGGTTTTTTAATGTTGGCACTGCTTATTGGTTTTGGTGTGGGATCAATCGGCCTGTTATCTTTTTTGAAACAACAAGCCGGGAAACCCGAATCCTCCGTATCAAAAAGTTCCATCGGAAAACTGAGAGAAATTTCTGGAAAAGCGTCTTCATCAGGTTCAAAAATTGATCGGGATTACATCAAAGTCCTCGAAATTGAGGAACGGCTGAAGCTCGAAGTCCTGATTCGGAAGCAGGGTGAAGACATTCTTAAGACCCATCATCGCATTCTCAAACATCTGGCCGTCGGAAACTCGCTGGAAGAGGTTCTGGACCTGGTTAACCTCAATCTCAAAAGGCAAATGCTTCCAGACACGGTTTGCGCTATTTATATTCTGGACGAAGAAAACTCTGAGTTGACCTTGATTTCCGCCCCGCAACTTTGTGACTCCAGCCAACTGGGTTTAAGAAAATGGGATGTTTCTCCTGACGGGATCACTTTTGGAGTAAGTGCTCACTCTAATGAAATCGTTATAGTGGAAAATTTTGCTGAAGATCCACACTGGGCCAGAATTTTGGATAACAGTGTCATCAAGGAATACAAAGCCTGCTGGTCGGTTCCCATACCCGATCCTTCCGGAAACCCCATTGGTGTTGTAGGCGTTCTTTGCCAACACAATCGCAGTCCATCCGTGGAAGAACTCAAGCACCTGAATTCCTCGGCATTCCTTGCCGGGATGGCCATCACTCGTAAGCAGTACGAGGAAGATCTTCATAATTATTCACGGGAACTGGCCCGAAGTAATCAGGACCTTGAAGAGTTTGCCAGCATTGCCTCCCATGACCTGCAGGAACCTTTGCGCAAAGTTACGGCTTTTGGAGAACGGCTCAAAAAACATTCCGGTGAATATCTGGATGAACGCGGCAAAGATTATCTTGAAAGAATGTTGAGGGGGACTGTCCGGATGCAAAATTTTATAACCGACCTTCTGGAATATTCCAGGACTGGCGCCAAAGCGGGCCCCCTCACCCCAATCGACTTGAACCAGTTGCTGAAAGATATTTTAATCGACTTCGAGTTTCGCATTGAAGAAGTTGGAGCGAACATTCAAATAGAGTCGTTGCCAACAGTCGATGGGGACCCGGTTCGGTTGCGCCAGGTGTTCGCGAACCTGATCGGCAATGCACTTAAATTTATTCGCAAGGGTGTTCCTCCACATATTAAAATCACCACCTCGATTCCAAATAAACACCACGTCCGGATCCATGTGCAAGACAATGGGATTGGTTTCGATGACAGCCTCAGTAGCCGCATTTTCAGACCCTTCGAACGTTTAAACCCGACCCACGCTTTCAAAGGCAGTGGTATGGGGCTTGCCTTGTGTAGAAAAATCATCGAACATCACGGAGGCACCATAAGTGCCTCAAGCGTAAAAGGAAAAGGAACCTGCATCACAGTTGAATTATCTATGGTCAGAAAAACAAATTGA
- a CDS encoding TIGR04222 domain-containing membrane protein: MFEFLVHIPGPTYLTIYAIGTIVILAAAWYMSLEDSLRYKEPSPSKFDSITIATLLGRHHVIRTVVFSLWNRDLIHFEGSDDNPQLKSAVGPERGETPIEKILLQFLRHPHHPTVLFANPQLKQDLDKELAPIEDKLTRAHLRLDPDTKKRKVKIAWMVVLVLFSAGILKLIFGVSRNKPVGFLILEMIVALILLLVVLRPWKKVTRLGDRYLKQLKKHFQWVKDAIENGKVPNGLDPALPLAVFGTGMFTNIPAFQSFSDRFGRSSNSTGTGCGGCSVSSGDGDGGGGCGGGCGGCGG; the protein is encoded by the coding sequence ATGTTCGAATTCCTGGTTCACATTCCTGGCCCAACCTATCTGACAATTTATGCGATAGGCACCATAGTAATCCTTGCCGCCGCCTGGTACATGAGTCTCGAAGATTCCCTGCGTTACAAGGAACCCTCGCCTTCCAAATTCGATTCGATCACCATCGCTACATTGCTTGGCCGACACCACGTAATCCGGACGGTCGTGTTCAGTTTATGGAACCGTGACCTGATCCATTTCGAGGGATCCGACGATAATCCACAGTTGAAATCTGCAGTCGGACCCGAGCGGGGCGAAACCCCTATAGAAAAGATTCTTCTCCAGTTTTTAAGACATCCGCACCACCCAACCGTTTTGTTTGCGAACCCCCAACTCAAACAGGACCTGGACAAGGAACTCGCTCCCATTGAAGACAAGTTGACGCGCGCCCATCTTAGACTGGATCCCGATACCAAAAAGAGAAAAGTAAAAATTGCCTGGATGGTTGTGCTGGTGTTGTTCTCCGCTGGAATTCTCAAACTTATCTTCGGCGTTTCACGTAACAAACCTGTCGGATTTCTCATTCTCGAAATGATCGTGGCGTTGATCCTTTTACTGGTCGTGCTGCGTCCCTGGAAAAAGGTGACGCGCCTTGGAGACCGCTATTTAAAACAATTGAAAAAACATTTCCAATGGGTCAAGGATGCTATCGAAAATGGGAAGGTCCCAAACGGACTGGACCCGGCCCTGCCTCTTGCTGTATTTGGAACCGGTATGTTCACCAACATTCCTGCATTTCAATCCTTCAGCGACAGGTTTGGTCGCTCTTCAAATTCCACCGGGACCGGTTGCGGAGGGTGCTCTGTTTCCTCCGGTGATGGTGACGGAGGGGGCGGTTGCGGAGGCGGATGCGGAGGGTGCGGCGGATGA
- a CDS encoding radical SAM protein: MNKLFQYMSRQSRIETQCGTGPYIPSNLLLQWHITERCNLRCLHCYQDAYSSDELKWDQWMEVLKQFQTLLFRWRKETSQKRLRGHITVTGGEPFVHPDFMKLMRRFAEDRYKYSFGILSNGSMIDQSVARELKILKPAFVQVSMEGKPDTHDRLRGDGNFKKTVTAIEHLVAHKIPTLVSFTAHRENYKEFCEVVAISEKLGVDKVWSDRFLPNGAGMDHMAGEALTSDETQEYFQSMAEIRTNTRRRWFGKKTQVVMDRALQFLEGDGRPYFCKAGDSLITLMPNGDIYPCRRMPVHVGNIMEQSLESIYYGNDLLKQLRDPDKVSEGCEDCFYSGMCKGGLKCMSYAVHGDPFVRDPGCYNEQEGHDRTERISAF, translated from the coding sequence ATGAATAAACTGTTCCAGTACATGTCCCGACAATCCAGAATTGAAACACAATGCGGGACGGGTCCGTATATCCCAAGCAATCTGCTTCTGCAATGGCACATCACCGAACGCTGCAACCTGCGTTGCCTGCATTGCTATCAGGATGCCTACAGCAGCGACGAATTAAAATGGGACCAGTGGATGGAGGTCCTCAAACAATTCCAGACACTCCTTTTCCGGTGGCGGAAAGAAACCAGCCAGAAAAGACTACGCGGACACATCACCGTCACGGGTGGAGAACCTTTTGTGCATCCTGATTTCATGAAATTAATGCGCCGCTTTGCGGAGGACCGCTATAAATACAGTTTCGGGATTTTAAGCAACGGTTCAATGATTGATCAAAGCGTTGCCCGGGAACTAAAAATACTAAAACCTGCGTTTGTGCAGGTCAGCATGGAAGGCAAACCTGATACCCACGACCGACTGCGCGGGGACGGCAACTTCAAAAAAACCGTCACTGCAATCGAGCATCTGGTGGCGCACAAAATACCAACCCTGGTTTCATTCACCGCCCATCGGGAAAACTACAAAGAGTTTTGCGAGGTGGTGGCCATCTCGGAGAAACTTGGAGTCGATAAAGTCTGGTCCGACCGGTTTCTCCCCAACGGTGCGGGGATGGACCACATGGCGGGTGAAGCGCTCACGTCTGATGAAACGCAGGAATATTTTCAATCGATGGCTGAAATTCGCACCAACACCAGACGCAGGTGGTTTGGGAAAAAAACTCAAGTGGTGATGGACCGTGCCCTGCAGTTTCTTGAAGGCGATGGCCGCCCCTACTTCTGCAAGGCAGGCGACAGTCTCATCACCCTCATGCCCAACGGCGACATCTATCCCTGCCGCCGGATGCCAGTCCACGTCGGCAACATAATGGAACAATCACTCGAGTCGATTTATTACGGCAACGATTTACTCAAACAACTGCGCGATCCGGATAAAGTAAGTGAAGGGTGCGAAGACTGTTTCTATTCAGGCATGTGCAAAGGTGGACTCAAATGCATGTCCTACGCCGTGCATGGCGATCCGTTTGTGCGCGACCCCGGTTGCTATAATGAGCAGGAAGGTCATGATAGAACGGAACGAATAAGTGCTTTTTAA
- a CDS encoding nucleotidyltransferase domain-containing protein, whose amino-acid sequence MKTYLNHIHPGSNIMTTQTLNWTDITLPDEVQSAVETLASNYSEQLESKLTGIILYGSGARGHFREGKSDVNLLIVVDSIDTEALSSIFDSTLTARRHNLAPLFMTPGDLQSFTSVFPIKFLSMKESYRVLHGEDAIASLEVDNAHLRLRCQQEMQNLMMRLRRHFLNRQGHGLTPMLRETLNGFMEALRRVVQLAQGEVPPRKDLVAQAAKTVGFDQKKLEELMKLKSPSGIQNAEVTHELFNEFIKIVEQTARFTEKLEAN is encoded by the coding sequence ATGAAAACATACTTAAACCATATCCACCCAGGAAGCAACATCATGACAACGCAGACGCTCAACTGGACTGACATCACGCTCCCCGACGAGGTACAAAGCGCAGTAGAAACCCTTGCTTCAAATTATAGCGAACAGCTCGAATCAAAACTGACCGGGATTATCCTGTATGGCAGTGGAGCCCGCGGACATTTTCGCGAAGGAAAAAGTGATGTCAATTTGTTGATCGTGGTCGATTCCATCGACACCGAAGCACTGAGTTCTATTTTCGATTCTACTTTGACCGCGCGACGGCACAACCTGGCACCCCTGTTCATGACTCCGGGCGATCTTCAATCGTTCACCTCTGTGTTCCCGATCAAGTTTCTTTCCATGAAAGAATCTTACAGGGTTCTGCACGGTGAAGATGCCATCGCTTCTCTGGAAGTGGACAATGCCCATCTGCGCCTGCGTTGCCAGCAGGAGATGCAGAATTTAATGATGCGATTGCGCCGCCATTTCCTGAACCGGCAGGGGCACGGACTCACCCCCATGCTGCGCGAAACCCTTAACGGTTTTATGGAGGCCCTGCGACGGGTGGTGCAACTTGCTCAGGGTGAGGTTCCGCCGCGCAAAGACCTCGTTGCCCAGGCGGCCAAAACGGTAGGCTTTGATCAGAAAAAACTGGAAGAACTGATGAAGTTAAAAAGTCCATCGGGAATCCAGAATGCAGAGGTCACCCACGAACTATTCAACGAGTTTATAAAAATTGTTGAACAAACCGCGCGCTTTACTGAAAAACTGGAAGCAAATTAG